The genome window GAATTGGATCTGGTGAATGTTGCTCCTACAGCCAAGCCGCCTGTATGCCGTATCATGGACTACGGAAAGTTCAAGTACGAGCAGGCGAAAAAGGAAAAAGAAGCGCGTAAAAACCAGAAGATTATCGAGCTGAAGGAAGTGCGTTTCTCTTCCAACATCGAGGAACACGATTTCCAAACCAAGCTTCGCAACGTCCGTAAGTTCTTGGAGGATCATCACAAGGTGAAGTGTACGATCCGTTTCCGTGGACGTGAAATCACCCACTCCGAAATCGGACTTGCCGTTATGGAACGTGTTGCAGCCCAGTGTGAAGATCTCGCTTCGCCTGAGCGTAAGCCGAAGATCGAAGGCCGCAGCATGATCATGATTCTGGCTCCGAAAGCGGAAAAGTAAGATAGTAGTTTAGACAGGAGGATTTTTCAGATGCCTAAAATGAAAACCAACAAGGCTGCTGCGAAACGTTTCAAAAAAACCGGAAGCGGCCAATTGAAGCGCGACCGCGCGTTTGGTAGCCACTTGTTCGCAAACAAATCCACGAAAGCGAAACGCCACCTGCGTAAAGCTGCACTGGTATCCAAAGGCGATCAAAAACGTATGGAGCAAATGCTCACTTACCTGTAAGAATTTCTTTATTACACACCATCACGCAGCATGAGCTCCCTAAGCGCCTCATAGCAGGCCGCCATGCTGGAAAGACCAGGAGGAGTTTAGTATGCCAAGAGTAAAAGGTGGCATTGTTTCACGCCGTCGTCATAAGAAAATCCTGAAACTGGCGAAAGGTTACTTCGGTTCCAAACATCGCCTGTTTAAATCCGCTAATGCGCAGGTAATGAAATCCCTGCTGTATGCATACCGTGACCGTCGTCAAAAGAAACGTGATTTCCGCAAACTGTGGATCACTCGTATCAACGCGCAAGCTCGCCTGAACGGCCTGTCCTACAGCCGTCTCATGCATGGCCTGAAAGTAGCTGGCATCGAAGTAAACCGCAAAATGCTGGCTGACCTGGCTGTTAACGACAAAGCAGCTTTCAACGAGCTGGCTACTGTTGCAAAAGGCAAACTGAACGCGTAAGTATAGAAATCAAGTCGATCTTCCCAGCGGGGAATGATCGGCTTTTTCTTTTATGCGCCCCCCGAAAAATGGTGAGGCCTCCCCCGTTTCAGTGGTATATCGCTGGTCCATCCCAGCACGCTATAATTAATGAGAAAATTCTGTTAACTTTTGGACAGGAGGCGATTGTAACGCAATGAGCCGGCCAAAATGGATGTTTTTCGTAAGGGAGTTGGATGCGTATCCTACGGGCAGAAGGCGGATCTTTCTCTTGTTTGTGGTAATCTTGGCGAATTTCGTGGCAAACTACGAGTCGCAGATGGCTCCCGTGCTTTCCTTGATTTTGAAAGATATCGGGATCTCCAATCCAGATTATGGCTTGATCGTCTCATTGTCAGTCGTGGCGGCGGCTTTTGGAGCGCTCTTGGGAGGGCCCTTGTCTGATCGCTACGGGCGTACGCTGATCCTGGTTCCCGGTTTGTTACTGACCGTTCTTTGCGTATTTGGAATGATCTTTGTTGATTCCTTTGAGTCGCTCTTATTCATGCGCGTCCTACTCAATTTTATTGAAGGTGGATTTATCGGGGCTACTGCAGGGCTGGTCCGCGACTTTTCCCCGCGGATGGGGAGAGCTCTGTCGTTTGGCTTTTGGAGCTACGGGACGTCCGGCTCCAATTTCTTTGCGGCCTTCATCGCAGGATACACGCTGCCGTACTTTGGAACGTGGCAATCCCAGTTTTACATCGCCGGCTTTTTGAGCTTGATTGTCGCCATATTTGTCATGTTTACCATTCACGATCTGTCACCGAGGCTCCGGGAAAAAGTGATTCAGAGCAGCGCAGCAGCGGTAGAAGTGAATCAAGCGGCTGCACGGCCAGCTGCCCGGAAGCAGGAATCGACGTCAGCTGGAAGCGGAGCCAGTGAAGCGAACAGCATGACACCCATGCAGACGCTGCGACTGGCCATGAAGCAAAAGCATATTTGGGCTTTGGCGATCGGCTGTACCTTCTTTTTGATGCTGTATTTGACCCTCGCTTCCTATGGGCCGCTGATACTGGTTCAAGCGTTTGGTTACACGCCGGCGAGGGCTGCCTTTGTCTCCCAATTCTTCTGGCTGTTCAGTCTCGTCACATTGATTGTAAGCGGTTACATTTCGGATAAGCTGCAGCTTCGGAAAGTGATCTCGCTCATTGGGGTCCTTGGCATGATTGCCGTGATGAGCATCTGGATCATGACGATTCACAACCCGGTTTCCGAAGCGACGATGATCCTCCTGATTTCCCTCATGGGTGGCTTCCTCGGGTTTGCCTATAGCCCGTGGATGGCGCTCTACTCGGAAAATCTGGAAGACCTGCACGGGGGGATACAAGCTTCGGGCTGGGCAGTGTGGAGTTTTGTGCTTCGCATCTACGCAATCATTTCCGCAATTCCGCTCAATCTGATCGCGGTGCGGTACGGATGGGATATGTGGCTGTGGATTACCATGATCGGCGCGATCGTGTACATCCCGCTGCTTTGCTTGGGCAAAGGACCTTGGTTCAAGCGTCCGATGCCCAGTAGCAGCGTGCCGACAGCGATGGACACCTGAGAGACAAAAAACAGCGGAATGGCTGCACAAAAGCCGATCGTCCTCGCGGGGAAGGATCGGTTTTTTGCGTTCGGTGAGCCAAGACATTCCATACCATTCGTGTCCGAAATAGGTAAAGAAAATGCTACCGATCCGTCATTTGTGTGCAGAGACGGAACAATATG of Brevibacillus choshinensis contains these proteins:
- the rplT gene encoding 50S ribosomal protein L20, whose protein sequence is MPRVKGGIVSRRRHKKILKLAKGYFGSKHRLFKSANAQVMKSLLYAYRDRRQKKRDFRKLWITRINAQARLNGLSYSRLMHGLKVAGIEVNRKMLADLAVNDKAAFNELATVAKGKLNA
- the infC gene encoding translation initiation factor IF-3, with translation MLINEAIRAREVRLIGADGSQLGVVPFREALRIAQEAELDLVNVAPTAKPPVCRIMDYGKFKYEQAKKEKEARKNQKIIELKEVRFSSNIEEHDFQTKLRNVRKFLEDHHKVKCTIRFRGREITHSEIGLAVMERVAAQCEDLASPERKPKIEGRSMIMILAPKAEK
- a CDS encoding MFS transporter; amino-acid sequence: MSRPKWMFFVRELDAYPTGRRRIFLLFVVILANFVANYESQMAPVLSLILKDIGISNPDYGLIVSLSVVAAAFGALLGGPLSDRYGRTLILVPGLLLTVLCVFGMIFVDSFESLLFMRVLLNFIEGGFIGATAGLVRDFSPRMGRALSFGFWSYGTSGSNFFAAFIAGYTLPYFGTWQSQFYIAGFLSLIVAIFVMFTIHDLSPRLREKVIQSSAAAVEVNQAAARPAARKQESTSAGSGASEANSMTPMQTLRLAMKQKHIWALAIGCTFFLMLYLTLASYGPLILVQAFGYTPARAAFVSQFFWLFSLVTLIVSGYISDKLQLRKVISLIGVLGMIAVMSIWIMTIHNPVSEATMILLISLMGGFLGFAYSPWMALYSENLEDLHGGIQASGWAVWSFVLRIYAIISAIPLNLIAVRYGWDMWLWITMIGAIVYIPLLCLGKGPWFKRPMPSSSVPTAMDT
- the rpmI gene encoding 50S ribosomal protein L35; translation: MPKMKTNKAAAKRFKKTGSGQLKRDRAFGSHLFANKSTKAKRHLRKAALVSKGDQKRMEQMLTYL